In Cyanobacteriota bacterium, the DNA window AGTACTTCTTTTTGTACTTTGCCTTCAAAGACAGATACAAGTACTTGTTTTTTGCCTTGGCTTTGAAATTGTGGACTAGCAAAAACCTCTAGTAATTCGGTACTTGTTTCAAAGACTGATTTAACTAATTCAAGATCTTCTATAACTGTCTGGCCTTGTCTTATTTCAGCAAGTGCTTCAGCATATTTCTTGGCAATGAGTTTATTTTTTTGATTTTGCATCGTTATACCTTAGCCAAGTCCTTTTTGAGTTTGTCTTTGATTAAAGAATCAATTTCACCTTGTTTAGATTTGAGTGATTTTTCTGTTTCGTTAATGACGCTAATTGCGACTTCTTTGCGAAGACTCTCAATTGCAATTATTCTTTGCATTTCAATTTCTTTTGTTGCGTTAGCATTGAGCTTGGCAATCTCTGCTTTAGCCGCAGCTACTGTTTTGTTTTTAATGTCTTCTGCGTTGTCTTTAGCGCTATTTATTATTCTTGTTGATTCTGCCTTCGCTCTATCGATTTCTTTTTCTAGCTCGGTTAATTTTGCTTCAGCTTCTTCTTTCAGTTCTTGAGCTTTGGCTATTTCTTGTTCTAGTTCAGACTTGCGTTTAGATGCTGATTCTGGCAATACTTTGACCAAAAAGAAATAGAGTATTGCTGCAGCAAATATGAAATTGATCGCATTACTTTCTTGAAATAATTGAGTTAATGTTGTTTCGCCGTGCATATTAGTTTAATGCCTTTTCTTTAGTGTTGAGTTCTGAAATTAGCTTGTCAACTGTTGTTGCAACCAATTCTGTAATTATAGAATCGATGCTTTTTCTAAGTTCAGTTTCTTCTTTTTTGAGGCTAGTTAGGCTAGCTTCTAACTTACTGTTGAATTCAGTTTTGGCTGCGTTCACTAGTTTGTCTTTGTCCTTGGTGGCAATATTCATTGCATCATTAAGGATGCTACTTGAGCTTGATTTAGCTTGTGCTAAAAGCTCTTTCGGATTTTGGTTCTCGATTTCTTGTTCGATCCTTTCTTGTGCCTTCCTAGATGCTACAAGTTTGTCTTTGATATGACCTTCTCTTTGGTCAATCACAGCAGCAACCTTATCAAAGAAGACGAACTTCATTAAATAAAGAAAGCCGATAAAGCTTAACGCGAAGATTACTGCCGTGAAATTTATTGAAACCAAAATTTACTCCGTTGGTGATTAACCAATTTTACCAAATAATAAGAACGAAACTAACCATGCAAGGATACCTAGCGCTTCTGCCATACCTGCAAAGATGATTGCGTTTGTGAATAATGATCCTGTATGTTCAGGTTGTCTTGCTGATCCCTCAAGCATTTTGCCAGCTACTAGTCCTACACCGATTGCTGGGCCAGTTACACCTAATGCTGCTAAACCAGTACCGATTGCAAGTCCCATTGTTTCCATTTCTGCCATTTACATACTCCTTTAAAATACGTCCAAATAAGCTCATTTCCGTTATCTGAGCTTCTGACACCAGAAATTATATCAAAAGACCTATATTTTAGAACTAATTTGGCTTGGCTTAACTAAATCATAACTTTGATTTAGTTAGATAGAGCTATGCAAAACTACGGACAATTACCTCAGATGCCTACGATGCCAGGAGCACAGAAATTGCTACACGGACACATTAGTGTTGGCGACAAAGTCAATGGAGCCAGTTTCGGTGACACAGTCTCGCAAATGCTCAATAAGGCTAACAATATTATGGGTGAACCAGAGAAATTAAGTATTGAAGCCGTAAAAACAGGCAATGTTGATATTCATGAAGTCATGATTGCTCTTGGTAAATCAGGAGTGGCATTTAAGTTAATAACCGCGATGACTCAAAAGGTTGTTGGAGCATTTGATAAATTATCTAGTATGCAAGTTTAATCTCTAAGGATTAGGTTAAATGGTGTATTTTTCCTGAAAACTGAAGAGAAATGTGGAATATTAAATTTAGAGCATGGCTGGTGAAGTTACAACTGAAGATGATTTAAATTTTGATAATACTGGTCGGTCCAAAACTGACGGGGGTATTCAGTCAACTATACAAGATATTTTTACAGATCCACAAAAAAGAATATATGCATTTATTGGTATTGCTGTTGTTCTTGCATTATTTGGGTTTATGATTTTTGGTACTAAACAAGGTGATGAAAATAGCGGTGACTTAGTTCCCCTAGTTCAAGAGATTGATCAACCAAGAGCATTTGAAATTGTTGCAAAATTAAAATCAGTTAACATTGATGCCAAAGTTGACCAAGGTGAAAGACCAGGTGATTACGTGGTTAAGGTTTTTGAAAAAGCGATTGAAAGTTCTTACTTAGTTTTGGCTAGAACGAATTTATTAGAAGATGATGATTATGGTTTGTTTGATCAAAATGATTGGGCTGCTAGTGATTATGATAAACGTATCAAACT includes these proteins:
- the atpE gene encoding ATP synthase F0 subunit C, producing the protein MAEMETMGLAIGTGLAALGVTGPAIGVGLVAGKMLEGSARQPEHTGSLFTNAIIFAGMAEALGILAWLVSFLLFGKIG
- a CDS encoding ATP synthase F0 subunit B; the encoded protein is MVSINFTAVIFALSFIGFLYLMKFVFFDKVAAVIDQREGHIKDKLVASRKAQERIEQEIENQNPKELLAQAKSSSSSILNDAMNIATKDKDKLVNAAKTEFNSKLEASLTSLKKEETELRKSIDSIITELVATTVDKLISELNTKEKALN
- a CDS encoding ATP synthase F0 subunit B — protein: MHGETTLTQLFQESNAINFIFAAAILYFFLVKVLPESASKRKSELEQEIAKAQELKEEAEAKLTELEKEIDRAKAESTRIINSAKDNAEDIKNKTVAAAKAEIAKLNANATKEIEMQRIIAIESLRKEVAISVINETEKSLKSKQGEIDSLIKDKLKKDLAKV
- a CDS encoding flagellar hook-basal body complex protein FliE, which encodes MQNYGQLPQMPTMPGAQKLLHGHISVGDKVNGASFGDTVSQMLNKANNIMGEPEKLSIEAVKTGNVDIHEVMIALGKSGVAFKLITAMTQKVVGAFDKLSSMQV